The window CCTGGGCACGCAACTCGTCCACCGTCCCCAGCGCAATCATGCGGCCTTGGTTGATGATGCCGATGCGATCACAGGTCTCCTCAGCCACCTCCAGGCTGTGAGTCGACATGAAGACACTGACGCCGTCATCCGCTAGCTGGCGGAAGGTGCGTTTCAACAAGCGCGCCCCGCGGGGATCGAGCCCGACCATCGGCTCGTCGACGATGAGCAGGCGCGGGGCATGAATGAGCGCCGCCGCCATCGTCAGCCGCTGCTTCATCCCGTGCGAGTAAGACTCCACCAGCTCGTCAGCCCACGCCGCCAGATCGAACAGGTCGAGCCATTCTGCCCGCCGCCGCTCCATGGTCCCATCCGGCACACCGTACAGCCCGGCCACAAAAGCCAGGAACTCATTGGCAGTCAGCTTCTCATAGATGTACGGCCGGTCGGGCACGAAGCCACAGAGCCGCTTGGCTTCGAGCGGATGCGTGCGCAGGTCGAACCCATTGAGGAACACGCCACCAGCGGTCGGCTGGAGCAAGCCCATCATCATGCGAATCGTGGTGGTCTTGCCGGCCCCGTTGGGACCCAAGAACCCGAAGATCTCGCCCGGCGGCACCGACAGCGTTACGTGATCGACCGCCAGCACCTGGCCGTAGCGTTTAGTGAGGTCACGCAGTTCGATCATGGTCGGGTCATGCTGGCGTGCAATGGCGAGGATTGCAATATCGGTGCCCCGTCCTTCCGGCTTTGGCGGGATAGCCGCAGCCCTCTGCCGACGCCTCGCGGCCCGACAACGAGGCGTCACTTGCGACACCAGCAACTATAGCGAGCGCTCAGTTCTGGCTGCGCAGGCGCACGGGACGCTCGTGCCGCGGCCCGATCCAGCGGAACCGGCGCAGGTTCACGATCCCGTTGCGGTCGAATACCACCCCCTCGTCTTCCAGGAGCTGGCGCTGTAAGTCGGGGCGGTAGAGGTCGCCGCGGTAGCTGATGCGCCCAGCGGCGTTGATGACACGCTGCCATGGGACGCGGTCGAGTTCTGCGCGCGGCAACCAATGCAGCGCGCTGCCCACTGCCCGTGCCGCGCGCGGGTGTCCCAAGATCGCCGCCACCTGGCCGTAGGTCGCCACGCGTCCCGCAGGGATGAGCCGCACGGTACGATAAACGGCGCGAGCGAAGGGCGAGGCCGCACCGGCGCTTGGGTGCTTGATCGCAGCGCTCATGCTTCGGGCTTGGGAAACACTTGCATGAAGGGCTTCAGCTCGACGCGATTGAAGACGCCGTTCGCCAGGTAAGGATCGCGGCTGGCGATCTCCCAGGCTGCGGCGCGCGAGTCGGCCTCGATAACGATCAGGCTGCCGCTGCCATCGGTGAATGGGCCGGCGAGCAGCACACGCCCGGCCTGCGACAGCGGCTCGAGGTGCGCCAGGTGTGCCGGCCGCTGCTGCGGCCGCTTTTCTTTGGCGTCGGGCGCGTCGTGCCCAATGATTACAAACAGCATAACTGCCTCCAGCGTTGCGGTTGCGCTGGCGAGCACGTAAGCTCTCGCCGCGAAGCCGCTGCCACAATGTCCGAGGAACATCAACCCACCACGCCGACAGCGATCGAACAAGTGGTCGCCACTCTGGAGGAGCTGGCGGTCGTTTTCGGCGAACCTGCGCGCGCGGTGATTCCAGTCGTGCGCGCCCGGCTGATTGAGGCGATGGCAGCGCGCGACCGCGGCGATCGCGCCACCGCCATCGCCCGCATCAGCGAGGCGATGCACCAGTTGGCCGGACTGGCCGATCGCCTTGATCCCGCCGAGGCGGTGCTGATGCGCGCGCTGGCACAGAGCTTCCGTAGTGCAATGACCTGTGGTGATCAGGCGAGCGCGGAGCAAGCCGCCGCCGTCATGTTCGAGCAGTCAGGCGCACGCCCGCGCAAGCGCTCCTAGCCCCGGCCAGAGAAATGACTGCCAGCGCCCCGCGCTGAGCACCCGCCGCTCCCGGCGCGACGGCCGTAGTGCACTCGCTCACTCGGCGACGATGTCGGCCGTAGTCACTAGCCCGGCACCGGCGTGCCTCATTTCGTCCAGGGCGCGCGCGCTGTCGTTCGGGACGCCGCCGGCTCAAGCGGCTCAAGCCGTGTGCCTCTAAGCCTGCGCTTCGCAGGCGGCGAAGTAGCCGATCGCATCCATCGCCGCGCGCACCCGCGTGGCTTCGCGCGGAGACAACGTCCGCTCCACCAACGGGAACAGCAGCGTGTCTTCACGCCGGATGTGATCGCGCATCAGCGCCGTCAACCGCTGCACCCCAGCACGCAGCGGTCCGCCGACACTCTGCCCACCCACCGCGGCATCGACGGCATCCTGCACCAGTTCGATCAGCCGGCGTTCTTCCTCGTGCTCGGCGCGCAGCGAGCGGGTGGCACCGGCAGCCAACGCCGGGTCGCGCTCAAGCGCCGGAAACAGCACTTCCTCCTCTTTGCGCTGGTGTTGGCGGGCGTTGTGAGACAAGAAGCGTACGGCCTGCAGTATCCGCCTCAGATCACCCTGGTGCGCCGCTTGCTCACAGCGCTCGATCTCCTCCAGCAGGGCGCGATGCTCGCGTGCCAGACCGCCGGTGATCTCCCGCGGCAGTGTCAAAACCATGAGTGCAAACAGCTCGACGGTAACGCGAAACGAACTCGCGGCGCTTCACGCCCGCCCGTGGTGCAGCCCTTCGACGAGGTAGGGATCGTTCTTCGCCAACAGCGGGACCGCCACCAGGGCGCGATCCACCACCAGTACAAACAGCGCACCCAGAGCCAAGAACACCGCGACGTCCAGAATACCCGGACCACCGTAGCCTTGCCGCACCGCCGGCGCCACCATCAGAAAGATGTCGAGCCAACGCCCGGCGAGCACCAGCAGGCTGACGCGCAGCATCGCCCGCTCCGAACACTTGGTGGCGCGCGGCAGCAGCACGACAAACGGGATGACCCAGTTGATCACCACGTTGAGGTAGAACAGCACGGCCCAGCCGCCGCTGGTGCGGGCCAGATAGTAAGGTGTTTCCTCGGCCATGTTGGTGTACCAGATCAGCAGATACTGCGAGAACCACAGATACATCCACACGGTGCAGAAGCCGAACAGCAACTTACCGAGGTCGTGGAAATGACCGCCGT of the Deltaproteobacteria bacterium genome contains:
- a CDS encoding ABC transporter ATP-binding protein: MIELRDLTKRYGQVLAVDHVTLSVPPGEIFGFLGPNGAGKTTTIRMMMGLLQPTAGGVFLNGFDLRTHPLEAKRLCGFVPDRPYIYEKLTANEFLAFVAGLYGVPDGTMERRRAEWLDLFDLAAWADELVESYSHGMKQRLTMAAALIHAPRLLIVDEPMVGLDPRGARLLKRTFRQLADDGVSVFMSTHSLEVAEETCDRIGIINQGRMIALGTVDELRAQVGSGEQLRLEAVFLSLTGGLDGDHGGIGGVRE
- a CDS encoding hemerythrin domain-containing protein — encoded protein: MVLTLPREITGGLAREHRALLEEIERCEQAAHQGDLRRILQAVRFLSHNARQHQRKEEEVLFPALERDPALAAGATRSLRAEHEEERRLIELVQDAVDAAVGGQSVGGPLRAGVQRLTALMRDHIRREDTLLFPLVERTLSPREATRVRAAMDAIGYFAACEAQA
- a CDS encoding MGMT family protein, translating into MSAAIKHPSAGAASPFARAVYRTVRLIPAGRVATYGQVAAILGHPRAARAVGSALHWLPRAELDRVPWQRVINAAGRISYRGDLYRPDLQRQLLEDEGVVFDRNGIVNLRRFRWIGPRHERPVRLRSQN